GTTAAAAACTTCATATCTAAAACAAAAACAATCAACACAACATCTTTTTCTATTGTAGATTTCAGTTCTTGGCTTCTTGCCTTCAAAAGGTCAAAAACGTTATATTAATTAAATTTTAAACCAAGTCATTTACCTGCCTTGTATCTATACAGAAATAACACAATCAAGCTAAAAACAAAAAACCCATTTCTTTCGAAATGGGTTTTAAATAATTGAGAAAATCAATTATGCTTCAACTTCAAATGGAAGTATAGAAACATAAGATTTGTTATCTCTTTTCTTTTGGAAGAAAACAACTCCATCTACTCTTGCGTGTAGTGTGTGATCTTTACTGATGTAAACATTAGCACCTGGATTATGTTTTGAACCTCTTTGTCTTACGATGATGTTCCCAGCAATAGCAGCTTGACCACCAAAAATCTTAACGCCTAAACGTTTTGATTCTGATTCTCTACCATTCTTAGAACTACCGACACCTTTCTTGTGAGCCATGACGTATAAGTTTTATATTAGTTAATAAAATAATTAAACAGCTTTACCACCGTTTAATTCATCTTGTAATTTTTTCAATTCATCCATTTTACCATCTGCAGCTAATTGTGCTTGTTGAGCCCAAGTAGTAGGATCTAAATGAGATAATTTAGACTCTGATGCTTCTAAAATTGCTTTTACAGCTTCAGAAGTTGCAGTAGCTAATTTTGTAAAAGTATCAACTCCTGCTGCAACTAATGCTTCAGCGGCTTTAGGTCCAATTCCTTCAATGATTTTTAAATCATCACCTTTTTTAGATGCTTTTGGAGCTTTAACTTCAGCAACTTTTTCAGCTTTTGGAGCTGCTTTTTTTGTTCCTGATGCACTAATACCTTCAATTACAATTTGAGTAAGATATTGTCTGTGACCGTTTCTCTTTTTGTATCCTTTTCTTCTTTTCTTTTTGAAAATGATAACTTTATCTCCTTTTAAGTGTTGTAACACTTTAGCTTCTACTGAAGCACCTTCTATAGCTGGGGCGCCTAAAGTGATTGCTCCGTTATCATCTAATAAAAGAACTTTATCAAAAGAAACTTTTGAACCTTCTTCATTAGT
This portion of the Flavobacterium sp. CECT 9288 genome encodes:
- the rpmA gene encoding 50S ribosomal protein L27: MAHKKGVGSSKNGRESESKRLGVKIFGGQAAIAGNIIVRQRGSKHNPGANVYISKDHTLHARVDGVVFFQKKRDNKSYVSILPFEVEA
- the rplU gene encoding 50S ribosomal protein L21, which gives rise to MYAIVEIAGQQFKVSKDLKVYVNRLTNEEGSKVSFDKVLLLDDNGAITLGAPAIEGASVEAKVLQHLKGDKVIIFKKKRRKGYKKRNGHRQYLTQIVIEGISASGTKKAAPKAEKVAEVKAPKASKKGDDLKIIEGIGPKAAEALVAAGVDTFTKLATATSEAVKAILEASESKLSHLDPTTWAQQAQLAADGKMDELKKLQDELNGGKAV